From the Mammaliicoccus sciuri genome, the window CACTTTTCATGACCCATCACCCCGCATTGAAAACCCTTACATTTATATTACTTGATTTCCATAAAAAAATGAAGCAAATTGGACATGAATGAGTGTCTCATTTGCTTCATTAAATATCTATTTTCGTTTGTCTGTTTTCTCTAGACAAAACGATTACTTATCTTTCTTATATTGAATTGTACTGATTTCTCTCAAGGCGATTTCATAAATGAGTTGTGCCAATACTTTATTATTATGTCTAATGTATTGATGAGGTGTGATACTCACTAATTCATTATCATGAATACATTGTACACCCATGTCTTTCAATTTCTCACCATCAAATTCAACTTGTTTAGCTTCTTCTTGTTCATATCTTAATAAGATATCTTTATCGAAACGCTCATTTTGACATATTACAAAGTCAATAAATGATGCGCCTACATGGTCATGAATAGCTTTAACATGGTCACTTACTGAATAACCTGTTGTTTCACCTTTTTGAGTCATAAGGTTACATACATATAATCTTTCCGCTTCAGTATTAACAATTGCATCTTTAACTTTATTCAAAATTAAATTAGGCATTATACTTGTATATAAAGAACCTGGTCCCATAACGATTAAATCTGCTTCTTCAATCGCATCTATTGCTTCTTTCATCGGTTCAATATCTTGAGGCGTTAAAAATACTTTTTCAATTTTCTTATCTGTCTTAGGAATTTTAGATTCTCCGACAATGATTTCACCATCTGACATAACTGCATTCAGTACAACACTTCTTGTTGTTGATGGAATGACTTGCCCTTTAATATTCAACAACTTACTTAATTCTTTTACAGCATGTCCAAAATCATCCGTAATATTTGTCATGGCAGCTAGCAATAAATTTCCAATTGAATGACTTCCAAGTTCTTCTTCTTCAAAACGATATTGGAACAACTTTTCAAGCATTGGTTCTGTGTCACTAAGTGCTGCTAATACGTTTCTGATATCGCCAGGAGCAGGTATATCCATCACATCACGAATTTTACCAGTACTACCACCATCATCTGCTACAGTTACGATGGCTGTAATATCTATTGGATATTCCTTTAACCCTCTTGCTAATACAGAAAGGCCGGTTCCTCCGCCAATTAAGACGACTTTTAATTTTTTCATGATTTTGGCTTACTTTCAATATGTGCATCGCGATGTGATGTATACACAGCATAGTCAAAGTTCTCTTTAATATCTTCACCTAAACGTTTTGCAAGTGCAACAGACCTATGTTGACCACCTGTACAACCGATTGCAATCGTCAATTGGGATTTCCCTTCTTTCTTATAACCTGGCAACATAAACATTAACAGATCACTAAACTTTTTATAAAATGTATTCGTCTCTTTCCATTTCATCACATATTGATAAACTTCATCGTCGAGACCTGTCATAGGTCTTAACTCTTCAACATAATATGGATTTGGCAAAAATCGTACATCAAAGACTATATCTGCATCAATGGGCATACCATGTTTGAATCCAAAGCTCATCACTCTTACTTGAAATGTTGTAGAAGGATCTTCTTCAAATGCTTCTACAAGTTCTTGTTTCAATTCTTTAGGTTTCTTTTCAGTCGTATCAATCACAAAGTTACTGATACCTTTAATATCACTTAATAAAGATCTTTCTCTTTCAATTGCAGATAATAAACTACCTTCCTCACTTAAAGGATGCGTTCTTCTAGTTTCTTTATATCTAGAAATTAATTTTTTATCGCTCGCTTCTAAAAATAAAATATCTACTAATACTTTTTTCTCACTTTGTATATAATCTAATTCATCTCTTAAATTACCAAAGAAATCCTTACCTCTTAAATCGATACCAATTGCAACTTTTGATAAAGAAGGATTCCCTTGATCCATTAAATCAACAAATTTTTGCAATAATATAGGTGGTAAATTATCAACACAAAAGTATCCTAAATCTTCTAGAGCTTGTAGCGCGACTGATTTACCCGCACCGGACATTCCTGTAACTACGAGAAGTTCATTTTTTACATTAGTTTTGTCGATAGGTTGCATAACAGTTCTCCTTTAACGATCATATATACTCTTATCTTACATGATTACACCACAAAAAACATTAAATAAATGGCTAATACAAGTGTATCTTTCCCGTAATATTAAGGTAGCAATCACTTATGAAATAGCGTAGATTATATTGATGTTTCGTTTTCGGGTCGATAATTTATTTATCGGACTGAAAATCCCGTTTTCGGGTCGATATTTTATTTTATCGGACTGGAAATCCCGTTTTCGGGTCGGTAATTTTATTTATCGGTCCATATTTCTCGTTTCTGGACCGGTAATTTTCCGTATCGGTCCATATTTTCCACATCCGACCTTACCAATAATCACATTCCGCTCCCTAAATCCACATAAAAAAAAGAGGCGGGACATGTGTTTTCGCCTCTTCACTACTCAAATTATATTAATTGTTCTTCGTCTTCTAATGATTCGATATATGCTTGTGCATTTTGTGCTGCAATACTGCCGTCACCTGTTGCTGTAACGATTTGACGTAATGTTTTTTCACGAACATCTCCTGCTGCATATACACCTGGTACTTTAGTTTCCATTTCATCATTTGTTTCGATATAGCCATTTTCATTTAAAATACCTAATGATTCAAATGGTTTAGTTAATGGTTTCATACCGATATAGATGAATACACCATCAGCTTGGTGTTCTGACTCTGATCCATCTTCAGTTGAAACTAATGTTACTGATCCTACTTTACCATCTTTTTCATTAATTGTTTTTAATGTTGTGTTCCAAATGAAATCAATTTTTTCATTTTTAAATGCACGGTCTTGAATGATTTTTTGAGCTCTTAATTCGTCTCTTCTGTGAACAATTGTAACTTTGTCTGCAAATTTAGTTAAGAAAATACCTTCTTCGACAGCTGAATCTCCGCCACCGATTACGTATAAGTTTTTCCCTTTAAAGAATGCACCGTCACATACTGCACAGTAACTTACACCGCGTCCACCTAATTCTTGTTCACCTGGTACACCTATTTTTTTGTACTCTGCACCTGTTGCAATGATAATTGCACGAGCTGTTAATGTTTTGTCACCCATATTTACAACTTTATAAGATCCTTTATCTTCAATTTCTTTAATGTCACCATATTCATATTTAGCACCAAATTTTTGTGCATGTGTAAACATTTTAGTTGATAAGTCTGGACCTGTTATTAAATCAAAGCCAGGGAAGTTCTCTACATCTTCAGTGTTTGCCATTTGTCCACCTGGCATACCTCGTTCTATCATTACAGTTGATAAATTTGCTCTTGAAGCATACACTGCAGCAGTCATTCCTGCTGGTCCTGCCCCAACTATAATTACATCATAATCTACTTGTGTAGTCATTTATAAACTGCCTCCTCTTATTAATTAATTCAGTAGAATTGTACATCATAAACATTACTATTCATAACTATATGCTCAAAATAGCATTAATCGCTTTATTCAAGCGATACGTCGTAATATGAAATGTATCTTTAATCTCTTTTTTAGTTATTTTTTTATTTAACATCTTTAAATAAATATAAATGGATGCTGCAACATAATGTTCAACTTGTTCAATCGATTCATTATCTGCAATGAGCATTTCTGCATGTTCAATCCATGATACAAAAATCTCTTTACCATATTTCTGATATATGGATTGTTCGATAAGCTTCATACCTTTATCAATAAAGCCTAACTTGTTTAAATGTAAATCTTGAAAAGTATACGTTATATATAACCTTTCATAGTCTGGCAAACTTTCTAGAACTTCCCATATTTCATGAGACATAACGAGTTCTCTATGTTTCATATGCCCTAATAAAAATATGCCATATAATCTATATCGATAGTCTTCGTCTTTTAATAAAGGTAATACATGACGGTCTAACATATCTTTGAGTTCGTCAATTTTCCAAGGTGGCAATTGACTATGATATTGTACACTATCTTCAAATCTTTGCCAATGTCTTTTCGCTTCATCTAAATATCCTAAATGATAGAAGTTGTAACTTAAGGCGTGGTGTAATTGTGGCGTAGCAGCTTGTGCTTTTTTTAGAAGAGGCACTAATAATTGATTAGAAGGTTTATGCTTTCCTAAATAGCTTAGAACAACACCCAATTTAAAAGATTCTTCATCGTTAATAGGATGTAATTTACTTAATTGATTCAGAAATT encodes:
- a CDS encoding tetratricopeptide repeat protein, with protein sequence MGENSNVIHVKFDKDFYYHKAMEKMREQDFGYAESLFKKALELSPNDFVIIPPYAECLVELNKNTQAEEMMFDQIVKENFVTDYYFYLSQMYIKTNEPNKAFLFGLRYVTEEDDQDYFEEMIQMFEVKYDDQTIVEEAERFVIQHIFQYLFSHGRLQEANEYIGRQRAKLQEDKHIMNLKAMSMLYNSQYDEAEILLQTILEDNPSDIYALCHMTLLLYNTQQVERYEQFLNQLSKLHPINDEESFKLGVVLSYLGKHKPSNQLLVPLLKKAQAATPQLHHALSYNFYHLGYLDEAKRHWQRFEDSVQYHSQLPPWKIDELKDMLDRHVLPLLKDEDYRYRLYGIFLLGHMKHRELVMSHEIWEVLESLPDYERLYITYTFQDLHLNKLGFIDKGMKLIEQSIYQKYGKEIFVSWIEHAEMLIADNESIEQVEHYVAASIYIYLKMLNKKITKKEIKDTFHITTYRLNKAINAILSI
- the trxB gene encoding thioredoxin-disulfide reductase, which encodes MTTQVDYDVIIVGAGPAGMTAAVYASRANLSTVMIERGMPGGQMANTEDVENFPGFDLITGPDLSTKMFTHAQKFGAKYEYGDIKEIEDKGSYKVVNMGDKTLTARAIIIATGAEYKKIGVPGEQELGGRGVSYCAVCDGAFFKGKNLYVIGGGDSAVEEGIFLTKFADKVTIVHRRDELRAQKIIQDRAFKNEKIDFIWNTTLKTINEKDGKVGSVTLVSTEDGSESEHQADGVFIYIGMKPLTKPFESLGILNENGYIETNDEMETKVPGVYAAGDVREKTLRQIVTATGDGSIAAQNAQAYIESLEDEEQLI
- the rapZ gene encoding RNase adapter RapZ, translating into MQPIDKTNVKNELLVVTGMSGAGKSVALQALEDLGYFCVDNLPPILLQKFVDLMDQGNPSLSKVAIGIDLRGKDFFGNLRDELDYIQSEKKVLVDILFLEASDKKLISRYKETRRTHPLSEEGSLLSAIERERSLLSDIKGISNFVIDTTEKKPKELKQELVEAFEEDPSTTFQVRVMSFGFKHGMPIDADIVFDVRFLPNPYYVEELRPMTGLDDEVYQYVMKWKETNTFYKKFSDLLMFMLPGYKKEGKSQLTIAIGCTGGQHRSVALAKRLGEDIKENFDYAVYTSHRDAHIESKPKS
- a CDS encoding gluconeogenesis factor YvcK family protein, encoding MKKLKVVLIGGGTGLSVLARGLKEYPIDITAIVTVADDGGSTGKIRDVMDIPAPGDIRNVLAALSDTEPMLEKLFQYRFEEEELGSHSIGNLLLAAMTNITDDFGHAVKELSKLLNIKGQVIPSTTRSVVLNAVMSDGEIIVGESKIPKTDKKIEKVFLTPQDIEPMKEAIDAIEEADLIVMGPGSLYTSIMPNLILNKVKDAIVNTEAERLYVCNLMTQKGETTGYSVSDHVKAIHDHVGASFIDFVICQNERFDKDILLRYEQEEAKQVEFDGEKLKDMGVQCIHDNELVSITPHQYIRHNNKVLAQLIYEIALREISTIQYKKDK